AGGTACGATCCAAACTTGTGGCCATCGGGCAGTTTCGGAAGGCGATCGCCGACGCGCGGTCCTGGCTCGGCCACGCGGAGACAGAGCTCAACCGCGTGGAGGAGCTTCTTACGCGTGCCAAATCCCTGGCCGTGCAGGGGGCCAATGGCACACTCAGCGCCGCGGACCGGCGAGCTTTGGCCGAAGAGGTCGATGAGCTGCTGGAAGACCTGGTCGCGGCGGCGAATGGGACGTACAACGATCGCTACGTATTCGCCGGCTCCGCTACCAGGCTTGCCCCAGTGGTGGTGCGACGCGACTCTACCGGTAAGATCGTTCAGGTCTCGTTTCAATCCAACAGCGGGGCCGTGCGCCGAGAGATTGATGCAGACGAGTACATCGATATCCGCTTGCCGGCCCACGAGATCTTCGGAGGGGACGAGGGCGCTTTTTCCGCCTTGATTCAGCTTCGCGACGCGTTGCAGAACAACCGGCCGGATCAAGTTCAGGCTACGATCGGTCAGGTCGACAAGGCTCTGGAGAAATCCCTCGAGAAGCGAGCCG
This genomic stretch from candidate division KSB1 bacterium harbors:
- the flgL gene encoding flagellar hook-associated protein FlgL, yielding MRVSHQEVFRTVACNINRPYEQMLKDEIQIATGKRVNVPSDDPSAAERAVEVRSKLVAIGQFRKAIADARSWLGHAETELNRVEELLTRAKSLAVQGANGTLSAADRRALAEEVDELLEDLVAAANGTYNDRYVFAGSATRLAPVVVRRDSTGKIVQVSFQSNSGAVRREIDADEYIDIRLPAHEIFGGDEGAFSALIQLRDALQNNRPDQVQATIGQVDKALEKSLEKRAEIGARITRLDHAQSRLDEQETQLTALLSDLEDVDVAQKVIDLQGHQMSYRAALAVGSVLIGESLLDYLG